One genomic segment of Gammaproteobacteria bacterium includes these proteins:
- a CDS encoding NUDIX domain-containing protein: MQAYFCSQCGNPLKTAEVAGHARQCCSAPNCSYVYWDNPVPVVAAIVEVDGAVILARNHGWPEKMFGLITGFLEKGETPDAAVLREVREELGLNAETARFIGYYPFFEMNQLLLAFHVPASGEIVLGEELASIKRVPVERLKPWTIGTGPAVRDWLANRNNSEFTEARIESAAD; encoded by the coding sequence ATGCAAGCCTATTTTTGTTCCCAATGCGGTAATCCATTGAAGACGGCGGAAGTCGCCGGCCACGCTCGGCAATGCTGTAGCGCGCCCAACTGCTCTTATGTGTACTGGGATAATCCGGTTCCCGTAGTCGCCGCCATTGTTGAGGTGGATGGCGCGGTGATTCTGGCCCGAAACCACGGCTGGCCAGAAAAGATGTTTGGTCTGATTACCGGCTTTCTGGAAAAAGGCGAAACACCCGATGCAGCAGTGCTGCGTGAAGTGCGGGAAGAATTGGGCCTGAATGCTGAAACTGCTCGCTTTATCGGTTATTACCCGTTCTTCGAGATGAATCAGTTATTGCTGGCCTTCCATGTTCCGGCCAGTGGGGAGATTGTTCTTGGTGAGGAACTGGCCAGCATCAAACGCGTACCGGTTGAGAGGTTGAAACCGTGGACGATTGGCACGGGTCCCGCTGTTCGCGATTGGCTGGCGAACCGCAACAACTCAGAGTTTACTGAAGCCAGGATAGAGTCGGCAGCGGACTGA
- a CDS encoding metal-dependent hydrolase: MQYQVATDWIINRSFVMSPITHFLASWVGFERFQASQRDKTLVVIAGIIPDLDGLGIVVDFATRILGLPETDYYQSFHRMYGHGLPGAILIAAAVGMLGIRRFWVAIWAFISVHLHLLCDVIGARGTTAEDIWGIYYFAPFTTAYELSWSGQWPLVGWQNTTISIILLSILMIRATASGYSPVGLLSQRADIAFVETLRNRKKRLLSVFDQKNRRKRAN; this comes from the coding sequence TTGCAATATCAGGTTGCCACTGACTGGATTATCAACAGGTCATTTGTGATGAGCCCGATCACCCATTTTCTGGCCAGTTGGGTCGGCTTTGAGCGGTTTCAAGCTAGTCAACGCGACAAAACTCTTGTTGTCATTGCCGGTATTATTCCGGATTTAGACGGTTTAGGAATCGTAGTTGACTTTGCCACCCGTATCCTTGGATTGCCCGAAACAGATTACTACCAAAGTTTCCACCGCATGTATGGCCACGGTCTGCCGGGGGCGATCCTGATTGCAGCAGCAGTGGGTATGCTTGGCATACGGCGGTTTTGGGTGGCGATTTGGGCGTTCATTAGCGTTCATTTACATCTGCTCTGCGATGTAATTGGCGCACGAGGAACAACCGCAGAAGATATTTGGGGTATTTACTACTTCGCGCCGTTCACAACGGCCTATGAATTGTCCTGGTCTGGTCAGTGGCCGCTGGTGGGTTGGCAAAACACAACCATCAGCATCATCTTACTGAGTATCCTGATGATCCGAGCGACTGCCTCGGGATATTCGCCTGTTGGACTGCTCAGCCAGCGAGCGGATATAGCGTTTGTAGAAACCCTTCGCAACAGAAAAAAGCGATTATTATCTGTTTTCGATCAAAAAAATAGGCGCAAACGCGCCAACTAA
- a CDS encoding CoA ester lyase, whose product MRSPRDFFKPKVVGAPEPLREIPVLPSRMIHFFDPSNPKMAVKVPDIAKTVDIMLGNLEDAVPIDRKEAAREGLVQIGKNVDFGNTQFWTRVNSLDSPWFLDDLIRLVGEIGDKLDVIMLPKIQGAWDIHFADQLLAQLEAKYGVKKPLMIHAILETALGVANVDEIANASPRMQGMSLGPADLAASRRMKTTRVGGGHPDYVVRTDPDPSNPDASRPTAQQDLWHYTMAKMVDACASVGALPFYGPFGDIADLVACEDQFRNAYLMGCVGAWSLHPNQIAIAKRVFSPKADEVAWAKRVVEAMPDGSGAVMIDGKMQDDATWKQCKVVLNLAQLIASRDAEYKALYGF is encoded by the coding sequence CTGCGCAGTCCCCGCGATTTCTTTAAACCCAAGGTCGTTGGCGCTCCCGAGCCGCTCCGCGAGATTCCGGTATTGCCCTCGCGGATGATCCACTTCTTCGATCCCAGCAATCCCAAGATGGCGGTCAAAGTGCCGGATATCGCCAAGACCGTGGACATCATGCTGGGCAACCTGGAAGACGCCGTGCCGATTGACCGCAAGGAAGCCGCTCGCGAAGGGCTGGTGCAGATCGGCAAGAACGTCGATTTCGGCAACACCCAGTTCTGGACCCGGGTCAACAGCCTGGACAGCCCCTGGTTCCTGGACGATTTGATTCGGCTGGTGGGCGAGATCGGCGACAAGCTGGATGTGATCATGCTGCCCAAGATTCAGGGCGCGTGGGATATTCATTTCGCCGATCAGTTGCTGGCGCAACTGGAAGCCAAGTACGGAGTGAAGAAACCATTGATGATTCACGCCATTCTGGAAACCGCGCTGGGCGTGGCGAATGTCGATGAAATCGCCAACGCCAGCCCCCGGATGCAGGGGATGAGCCTTGGCCCTGCCGATCTAGCGGCTTCGCGGCGGATGAAGACCACACGGGTGGGCGGCGGACACCCCGATTATGTCGTGCGCACCGATCCTGATCCGAGCAATCCCGATGCCTCTCGGCCTACCGCACAACAGGATTTGTGGCATTACACCATGGCCAAGATGGTCGATGCTTGCGCCAGCGTCGGCGCACTGCCGTTCTACGGCCCGTTCGGCGACATCGCCGACCTGGTGGCCTGTGAAGATCAGTTCCGCAATGCTTATCTCATGGGCTGTGTCGGCGCTTGGTCGCTGCATCCTAACCAGATCGCCATCGCCAAGCGGGTGTTTAGTCCGAAAGCGGATGAAGTGGCTTGGGCCAAGCGCGTGGTGGAAGCTATGCCCGATGGCAGTGGCGCAGTGATGATCGATGGCAAGATGCAGGATGACGCCACTTGGAAACAGTGCAAGGTCGTGCTAAATCTGGCGCAACTCATCGCCAGCCGCGACGCCGAGTATAAGGCGCTGTACGGGTTCTAG
- the meaB gene encoding methylmalonyl Co-A mutase-associated GTPase MeaB, with amino-acid sequence MNDSRQRPDWVPQNAGSEFATSVMAGVDGGHDGIVGQASVAVPRPATPRRRRLTVDEYVAGVLASDRNIVAQAITLVESNAQAHFDMGQEVLRRLLPNTGHSVRIGITGVPGVGKSTFIEALGLHLCEQGHKVAVLAVDPSSTVTRGSILGDKTRMELLSRDLRAFIRPSPSSGTLGGVTRKSRETMLICEAAGYNVILVETVGVGQSETTVRSMVDFFLLLMLSGAGDELQGIKKGIMELADALLVNKADGDNKIRANAARAEYNRALHFLAPATEGWRTKAYSCSSRSGEGIDAIWSVIWQFREQTTGSGVFEKRRQRQTLDWVYSMVEEHLRASFFNHAGVDSIRAEIEEAVINGHIPPTVAAQQLIHKYEGRY; translated from the coding sequence ATGAACGACTCAAGACAAAGACCCGACTGGGTTCCCCAAAATGCTGGTTCCGAATTCGCCACCTCCGTAATGGCTGGCGTCGATGGCGGTCACGATGGCATCGTTGGCCAAGCCAGCGTTGCTGTACCGCGTCCAGCGACTCCACGGCGGCGGCGGCTGACGGTCGACGAATATGTCGCCGGCGTGTTGGCCAGTGACCGCAATATCGTGGCGCAAGCTATTACCCTGGTTGAAAGCAATGCTCAGGCGCACTTCGATATGGGCCAGGAAGTCCTGCGGCGACTCCTGCCCAATACCGGCCACTCGGTGCGGATCGGCATCACCGGCGTTCCCGGCGTGGGCAAAAGCACCTTTATCGAAGCCTTGGGCCTGCACCTGTGCGAACAGGGTCATAAGGTCGCCGTGCTAGCGGTCGACCCCAGCAGCACCGTGACGCGCGGCAGCATTCTCGGCGACAAAACCCGGATGGAGCTGTTGTCCCGTGACCTGCGCGCTTTCATCCGCCCTTCGCCCTCCAGTGGCACTCTGGGCGGCGTCACCCGCAAGAGTCGTGAAACCATGCTCATTTGCGAGGCGGCAGGCTATAACGTCATTCTGGTGGAAACAGTCGGTGTGGGCCAAAGCGAAACCACCGTGCGTTCGATGGTGGATTTCTTCCTGTTGCTCATGCTGTCCGGGGCTGGCGATGAATTACAGGGCATTAAAAAAGGCATCATGGAGCTGGCCGACGCGCTGCTGGTCAACAAAGCCGATGGCGACAACAAGATTCGCGCTAACGCAGCCCGTGCAGAGTACAATCGGGCCTTGCATTTTCTGGCTCCGGCCACCGAAGGCTGGCGCACGAAAGCGTATAGTTGTTCCTCTAGGTCCGGCGAAGGCATCGACGCCATCTGGTCAGTGATCTGGCAGTTCCGCGAACAAACCACAGGCAGCGGCGTCTTTGAGAAACGCCGGCAACGGCAAACGCTGGACTGGGTTTATTCCATGGTGGAGGAGCACCTACGCGCCAGCTTCTTTAATCATGCCGGCGTGGACAGTATTCGCGCTGAGATCGAGGAAGCCGTGATCAATGGCCATATCCCACCGACCGTGGCCGCCCAACAACTGATCCATAAATATGAAGGTCGTTACTAA
- a CDS encoding histidine phosphatase family protein → MKLLLVRHAIAEDAETFMAAGGTDAQRPLTDAGRKKMRKGANRLRSQLEQIDLLICSPLVRARETADIIARAYGDLPIIERPELDYRYPPEAVLDWLAQYSTAGVVVAVGHEPQLSLLTGLLLADVTRPLVAFRKGGVALIEFDGRPAAGEGYLQWALTAGQLRSLNQD, encoded by the coding sequence ATGAAACTGTTACTGGTTCGCCACGCGATCGCCGAGGATGCGGAAACTTTCATGGCTGCGGGGGGTACTGATGCCCAGCGGCCGTTGACCGATGCCGGGCGTAAGAAAATGCGCAAGGGCGCCAACCGGCTGCGCTCGCAGTTGGAGCAGATTGATTTGTTGATTTGCAGCCCGCTAGTGCGCGCCCGCGAGACGGCGGACATTATTGCCCGCGCTTATGGCGATCTGCCAATCATTGAGCGGCCTGAACTGGACTATCGCTATCCGCCGGAAGCGGTGCTGGACTGGCTGGCGCAATACTCGACCGCTGGCGTTGTGGTGGCGGTAGGCCATGAACCGCAACTGAGTTTGCTGACCGGATTGTTGCTGGCGGATGTGACGCGCCCGCTGGTGGCCTTCCGCAAGGGCGGCGTGGCCTTGATTGAGTTCGATGGCCGCCCCGCTGCTGGCGAGGGTTACCTGCAATGGGCATTGACTGCCGGGCAGTTGCGCAGTTTGAATCAGGATTAA
- the phoR gene encoding phosphate regulon sensor histidine kinase PhoR: MSKSWWNLCQRLALIFAGAGLLGWITGQLTLCLLLAALSSLAWQLWQLYRLDRWLHGDPATSPPWASPVWQEVAAHTARLRRQSRKRKRKLSRLLQQFQQATAALPDAAVVLAEDDRVVWCNNASQTLLGLSPGQDVGLPITHLLRHPAFVAFLNPRAPHDSDRVEFPSPVDDGLLLGARIVPYGKKQRLLLATDISRMRRLEQMQRDFVANVSHELRTPLTVITGYLETLLDSEDVALDHWRQPLRGMQQQSSRMLHIIEDLLLLARLESQRERSPRRPIAIPKLLMDIADDALALSGDLGHRIEVIADPELWICGCEKELRSAFSNLVFNAVRYTPAEGQIELRWWADASGIHLAVKDNGEGIAPQHLPRLTERFYRVNRDRSRGSGGTGLGLSIVKHILNHHGGQLQIISELGAGSVFTCDFPSELRAEPVLASAHHESACR, encoded by the coding sequence TTGTCCAAATCCTGGTGGAACTTATGCCAGCGGCTGGCGCTGATCTTTGCGGGCGCTGGATTGCTGGGCTGGATAACGGGTCAATTGACGCTATGTCTGTTGCTGGCGGCGCTGAGTAGCCTGGCTTGGCAGTTATGGCAACTCTACCGGTTGGATCGCTGGCTCCACGGCGACCCCGCCACCAGTCCACCGTGGGCCAGCCCGGTCTGGCAAGAGGTCGCCGCGCATACCGCCCGCCTGCGCCGGCAAAGCCGCAAACGCAAACGCAAACTCAGCCGCCTGTTGCAGCAATTTCAGCAAGCGACCGCTGCTTTACCCGACGCGGCGGTCGTACTGGCCGAAGATGATCGGGTGGTGTGGTGCAACAACGCTTCCCAAACCCTGCTTGGGTTGTCTCCAGGCCAGGATGTGGGTCTGCCGATTACCCATTTGTTGCGACATCCAGCCTTTGTAGCGTTTCTAAATCCACGTGCCCCGCATGACAGTGACCGCGTGGAATTCCCTTCTCCGGTCGATGATGGCCTGCTGCTGGGCGCGCGCATCGTGCCTTATGGCAAGAAACAGCGGTTGCTGCTGGCCACCGATATTTCCCGAATGCGGCGTCTGGAGCAGATGCAGCGCGACTTTGTCGCCAATGTTTCCCATGAATTGCGCACACCCTTAACAGTCATCACCGGTTATCTGGAGACGCTTCTCGATAGCGAGGATGTGGCGCTGGATCATTGGCGGCAACCCTTGCGGGGCATGCAACAGCAATCCAGCCGAATGTTGCATATCATCGAAGATTTGTTGCTGCTGGCGCGGTTGGAGTCGCAAAGGGAACGATCACCGCGTCGACCCATTGCGATTCCAAAGCTCTTGATGGACATTGCTGATGACGCCTTGGCGCTCAGTGGCGACCTGGGGCATCGGATCGAGGTCATCGCCGATCCTGAACTGTGGATTTGCGGTTGTGAGAAAGAGCTTCGCAGCGCTTTTTCCAATCTGGTGTTCAACGCCGTGCGCTACACGCCCGCAGAAGGACAGATTGAACTGCGCTGGTGGGCTGACGCGAGTGGCATTCATTTGGCCGTCAAAGATAATGGCGAAGGGATCGCTCCTCAGCATTTGCCGCGTCTGACCGAGCGCTTCTACCGGGTGAATCGCGACCGTTCGCGCGGCAGCGGCGGAACCGGACTGGGCTTGTCCATCGTCAAGCATATACTCAACCATCATGGCGGCCAGTTGCAGATCATCAGCGAACTGGGCGCAGGTAGTGTGTTTACCTGTGATTTTCCGTCAGAACTGCGGGCAGAACCCGTATTGGCATCAGCGCATCATGAAAGCGCCTGTCGATGA
- the phoB gene encoding phosphate regulon transcriptional regulator PhoB yields the protein MNTKRILIVEDEQPIREMVVFALTNAGYEVEEAADARQAQASIVEQLPDLILLDWMLPGISGIDYARRLKKDDLTRELPIIMLTARAEEEDKVQGLESGADDYVTKPFSPREVVARIRAVLRRGGPAAEDEILRANGLSLDLASHRVSADESLLEMGPTEYRLLEFFMSHPERVYSRGQLLDRVWGSNVYVEERTVDVHIRRLRKVLEPQGYDALIQTVRGAGYRFSTRV from the coding sequence ATGAACACAAAACGCATTTTAATCGTGGAAGATGAGCAGCCGATCCGGGAAATGGTCGTGTTTGCGTTGACTAACGCCGGTTATGAGGTGGAAGAGGCCGCTGACGCCCGACAGGCGCAGGCCAGCATCGTCGAGCAACTGCCGGATTTGATCCTGCTGGACTGGATGTTGCCTGGCATTAGCGGAATTGACTACGCGCGCCGGTTGAAAAAGGACGATCTAACCCGGGAACTACCCATCATTATGTTGACGGCCCGCGCCGAGGAAGAAGACAAGGTGCAGGGTTTGGAAAGCGGCGCGGATGATTATGTGACCAAGCCGTTTTCGCCGCGCGAGGTGGTGGCGCGCATCCGGGCGGTGCTGCGCCGGGGCGGTCCGGCTGCCGAAGATGAAATTCTGCGCGCGAATGGTCTTTCGCTGGATCTGGCCAGTCATCGGGTCAGCGCTGACGAATCATTACTGGAGATGGGACCGACCGAATACCGGTTGCTGGAGTTTTTCATGTCGCACCCGGAACGGGTCTACAGTCGCGGCCAGTTGCTGGACCGGGTTTGGGGCAGCAACGTCTATGTCGAGGAACGCACAGTAGATGTGCATATTCGCCGGTTGCGCAAGGTGCTGGAGCCACAGGGTTATGATGCCCTGATCCAAACCGTGCGCGGCGCGGGTTACCGGTTTTCCACTCGGGTTTAG
- a CDS encoding peroxiredoxin, translated as MSVLVAQQAPDFTAAAVMPDGSIKENFKLSELRGKYVVLFFYPLDFTFVCPSEIIAHDHRIAKFKELGVEVVGVSIDSQYSHYAWRNTPVNKGGIGPVQFPLVADVKHEITQAYGIEHPAGVAMRGSFLIDKAGVVQAQIVNNLPLGREVDEMVRLIEALQFNEQYGEVCPAGWKKGDKGMKPTAEGVAAYLAENSAAL; from the coding sequence ATGAGCGTTCTGGTTGCCCAACAAGCCCCTGATTTCACCGCCGCCGCCGTTATGCCCGATGGCTCGATCAAGGAGAACTTCAAGCTCTCCGAGCTGCGCGGCAAATACGTCGTGTTGTTCTTCTACCCCCTGGACTTCACTTTTGTCTGCCCATCGGAAATCATCGCCCATGATCATCGCATCGCCAAGTTCAAGGAACTGGGCGTGGAAGTGGTGGGCGTCTCCATCGACTCGCAGTATTCGCATTATGCCTGGCGCAATACGCCGGTTAACAAGGGCGGCATTGGCCCGGTGCAGTTTCCGCTGGTCGCCGATGTCAAGCATGAGATCACCCAGGCTTATGGCATCGAGCATCCCGCCGGGGTGGCGATGCGCGGCTCGTTTCTGATCGACAAAGCCGGCGTGGTGCAGGCGCAGATCGTCAACAACCTGCCGCTGGGCCGCGAAGTGGATGAAATGGTGCGTCTGATCGAAGCTCTGCAATTCAACGAGCAGTACGGCGAAGTCTGCCCAGCCGGGTGGAAGAAGGGCGACAAGGGAATGAAGCCGACGGCTGAAGGCGTGGCCGCTTATCTGGCCGAGAATTCTGCGGCGCTGTAA
- the trxB gene encoding thioredoxin-disulfide reductase: MSTSKHCRVLILGSGPAGYTAAVYAARANLNPVLVTGLQMGGQLTTTTEVDNWPGDVEGLMGPDLMERMKRHAERFNTEIIFDHIHTAHLQERPFRLIGDSGEYTCDALIIATGASAQYLGLPSEQAFMGKGVSGCATCDGFFYRNQKVAVVGGGNTAVEEALYLANIASEVTLIHRRQQFRAEKIMVDKLMEKVNSGKVHLELDSTLDEVLGDDSGVTSIRVRNVQTDAKKDIPLTGLFIAIGHKPNTDLFAGQLEMRNGYILIKTGSEGGATSTSIPGVFAAGDVADHVYRQAITSAGSGCMAALDADKYLDGLS; encoded by the coding sequence ATGAGCACCTCAAAGCACTGTCGCGTATTAATTCTGGGTTCCGGCCCCGCTGGCTACACTGCCGCCGTTTACGCCGCCCGCGCCAATCTTAACCCGGTCCTGGTCACCGGTTTGCAGATGGGTGGGCAACTGACCACGACGACCGAGGTCGATAACTGGCCAGGCGATGTGGAAGGACTGATGGGTCCCGACCTCATGGAGCGGATGAAACGGCACGCCGAGCGTTTTAATACCGAGATTATTTTCGATCACATCCATACGGCGCATCTACAAGAGCGGCCCTTTCGACTGATCGGCGATTCCGGGGAATACACCTGCGATGCGCTGATCATCGCCACCGGCGCCAGCGCCCAGTATCTGGGGCTACCTTCCGAACAGGCGTTCATGGGCAAAGGCGTGTCCGGTTGCGCCACTTGCGACGGTTTCTTCTATCGTAATCAGAAAGTCGCGGTAGTGGGCGGCGGCAATACCGCCGTTGAGGAAGCGCTGTACTTGGCTAATATCGCCAGCGAAGTGACTCTGATTCATCGTCGTCAGCAATTCCGCGCCGAGAAGATCATGGTCGACAAGCTAATGGAGAAAGTGAACAGCGGCAAGGTGCATCTGGAACTGGACTCCACCCTGGATGAAGTGTTGGGCGACGACAGCGGTGTAACCAGCATTCGGGTACGCAATGTCCAAACCGATGCCAAGAAAGATATTCCGCTTACAGGCTTGTTCATCGCGATTGGCCACAAACCCAATACGGACCTCTTTGCGGGCCAGTTGGAAATGCGTAATGGCTACATTCTGATCAAGACCGGTAGTGAAGGCGGCGCGACCTCAACCAGCATTCCAGGCGTATTTGCCGCTGGTGACGTAGCCGACCATGTCTATCGACAGGCGATCACCTCCGCCGGCAGCGGTTGCATGGCGGCTCTGGATGCGGACAAGTATCTGGATGGGTTGAGCTAA
- a CDS encoding universal stress protein has translation MVPEVKTILYTTALGSHTRPVFRFTIGLAKQLNARIILLHVVEPLSNSVRFLIDSYLQPEAAEHLHHVSSQDILEKIHKRMETFCEEELGATLEQTEVISEVRVASGESSEVILYEAERHNVDMIIMGTHTGSGLRTGGLLGSTTRRVTHLSKRPVLVVPVDDSTNQEWAKPLI, from the coding sequence ATGGTTCCCGAAGTCAAAACCATCTTGTACACCACGGCGCTGGGCAGCCACACTCGACCGGTATTTCGCTTTACCATTGGGCTGGCCAAGCAGTTAAACGCCCGCATCATCCTGCTGCATGTCGTGGAGCCGTTGAGTAATTCGGTGCGGTTTTTGATCGACTCCTACTTGCAACCGGAGGCTGCCGAACATCTCCATCACGTATCGAGCCAGGATATTTTAGAAAAGATTCATAAACGTATGGAGACGTTTTGCGAAGAAGAACTGGGCGCAACACTGGAACAAACTGAAGTGATTTCCGAAGTGCGGGTGGCTAGCGGCGAGTCTTCGGAAGTTATTCTGTACGAGGCGGAGCGGCACAATGTGGATATGATTATTATGGGTACGCACACCGGTTCAGGGCTGCGAACCGGTGGTTTGTTGGGTTCAACGACTCGTCGGGTCACCCATCTGTCGAAGCGTCCAGTGTTGGTTGTTCCAGTGGATGACAGCACGAACCAGGAATGGGCCAAGCCGCTGATTTGA
- a CDS encoding CoA ester lyase, translating into MPKSARPRRSVLYMPGSNARALEKARTLPADGLILDLEDAVAPDAKELARKQVCEAVAAGGFGMREIIVRVNALSTRWGYEDIAMASKSGADALLLPKVESADAIHHMEAIMEANGAPDKMTIWAMMETPRSILESQSIAKASPRMECLVMGTSDLAKELDCAHTHERLPFVTSLGLCLLAARAAGLGILDGVYLDLNDESGFDFACRQGSEFGFDGKTLIHPKQVGPCNQVFTPKSEDVAWSRQIIEAHAAAAARGEGVVVVNGRLVENLHVESARRVVSMADAIAAMEAAAKG; encoded by the coding sequence ATGCCTAAATCTGCACGCCCTCGCCGCAGTGTGTTGTATATGCCCGGTTCCAATGCGCGCGCCCTGGAAAAAGCCCGCACCCTGCCCGCCGATGGCCTGATTCTCGATCTCGAAGACGCCGTTGCGCCTGACGCCAAGGAACTGGCCCGCAAGCAAGTCTGTGAAGCCGTCGCCGCCGGCGGTTTCGGTATGCGCGAGATCATCGTTCGCGTTAACGCGCTGTCGACGCGCTGGGGCTATGAAGACATCGCCATGGCCTCGAAATCCGGCGCTGACGCTTTGCTGCTGCCCAAGGTGGAAAGCGCCGATGCTATCCACCACATGGAGGCGATCATGGAAGCCAACGGCGCCCCGGATAAGATGACGATCTGGGCGATGATGGAAACTCCACGCAGCATTCTTGAATCCCAGTCAATCGCCAAGGCGTCGCCACGCATGGAATGCCTGGTCATGGGTACTTCCGATCTGGCCAAGGAACTGGACTGCGCTCACACCCACGAACGGCTGCCATTTGTCACTTCGCTCGGTCTGTGCTTGTTGGCCGCCCGCGCCGCAGGATTGGGTATTCTCGACGGCGTCTATCTTGATTTGAACGACGAGTCCGGCTTTGATTTCGCATGCCGGCAAGGCAGTGAATTCGGCTTCGACGGCAAGACGCTCATCCACCCCAAACAGGTCGGCCCCTGCAATCAGGTCTTCACGCCAAAATCAGAAGATGTCGCCTGGTCGCGGCAAATCATCGAGGCGCACGCCGCCGCCGCCGCGCGTGGCGAAGGGGTCGTCGTGGTCAATGGGCGGCTGGTCGAGAACCTTCACGTCGAGAGCGCCCGCCGCGTGGTTAGCATGGCCGACGCCATTGCGGCAATGGAAGCCGCCGCTAAGGGTTAA
- a CDS encoding substrate-binding domain-containing protein, producing MAKPPPVNSNGPSVMARTLVLILLIMASAIFPSLGMGAEPSVKIGFLLKTLQEERYQTDKSQFITHAESLGAQVLFDSSGNNELTQLQQFEKMLDEGVQVIVLQPVNTGTAGALVRLANRKGVKVVGYDSLVVNGPLDIMVMQDSWAVGRLQGEAMVKWFQQHHGKVEGKVALIMGQPGDSNAAAMSQGVLETIQKNPGLQLIAQISHVDWSPDRAMETTGVLLLKYNNKVDAFVCNNSGLASGVIAALDLEKLADVEKVFVAGSDADLKNIQYIVQGKQAVEIWKKIKPLAFAAAEIAVEIARNPGKSPVDIGKEFGKEDLRFAMIDNGFAKIPTVITPVVLITKDNIDSTLIAEKVFSKEQVYGGKQ from the coding sequence ATGGCAAAGCCGCCGCCTGTAAACTCAAATGGGCCATCCGTCATGGCCCGAACCCTTGTGCTAATTCTGTTGATCATGGCTTCGGCGATATTTCCGTCCCTTGGGATGGGGGCTGAACCATCGGTCAAGATTGGTTTTCTTCTGAAGACCTTGCAGGAAGAGCGCTACCAAACCGACAAGAGCCAGTTTATAACCCACGCCGAGTCACTGGGTGCGCAAGTTCTGTTCGACTCCAGCGGGAACAACGAACTCACTCAATTGCAGCAGTTTGAAAAAATGCTGGATGAAGGGGTTCAGGTTATCGTTCTCCAGCCCGTCAATACCGGAACCGCCGGAGCGCTTGTGCGCCTGGCGAATCGAAAAGGCGTCAAAGTGGTCGGCTATGACTCGCTGGTGGTCAACGGTCCTCTGGATATCATGGTTATGCAGGATAGCTGGGCAGTCGGTCGGTTGCAGGGAGAAGCCATGGTTAAGTGGTTCCAGCAACACCACGGCAAGGTTGAAGGCAAGGTTGCATTAATCATGGGGCAACCAGGCGATTCCAATGCGGCCGCCATGAGCCAGGGCGTTCTGGAAACGATTCAAAAAAATCCTGGATTACAACTGATCGCCCAGATATCCCACGTCGATTGGTCTCCTGACCGAGCCATGGAAACTACAGGTGTTTTATTACTCAAGTATAATAATAAAGTAGATGCTTTTGTTTGTAATAATAGTGGCTTGGCCAGCGGAGTAATCGCGGCGCTGGACTTGGAAAAACTGGCTGATGTGGAGAAAGTTTTTGTAGCGGGATCGGATGCGGATTTGAAGAATATTCAATATATCGTTCAAGGCAAGCAGGCGGTCGAAATTTGGAAAAAGATCAAGCCATTGGCATTCGCGGCTGCTGAGATAGCCGTCGAGATCGCCAGGAACCCCGGTAAATCCCCTGTTGATATTGGCAAGGAGTTCGGCAAGGAAGATCTGCGATTTGCCATGATCGATAACGGGTTCGCCAAGATTCCAACCGTTATTACTCCTGTTGTTTTGATTACCAAGGATAATATTGATAGTACTCTAATTGCTGAAAAGGTGTTTTCCAAAGAGCAAGTTTATGGTGGAAAACAATAA